A single Staphylococcus muscae DNA region contains:
- the holA gene encoding DNA polymerase III subunit delta has protein sequence MSYLHVVYGEVPELVDKESDQLIESYLEKEPKDDFNFVKYNLYDTELNTIMEEAMTLPFFSDKKVVLVQNSYIFTGEKVAKEKQPNLEEFIRFLENYDGQTLIVFQVNAVKLDERKKVVKLLKKYASLKKVEQFTEQEMKTWIQKELHEQFKDIKQDALDTLIGLTGIHYRIVQQELEKIVLFIGDQPTITKKDVQTIVNRSLEQNVFLLTEYIQKGQKDRAIQLMKDLIQLKEEPIKLLALITSNYRLYYQSLILSQKGYSQQQIAKTVGVHPYRVKLALQQCRKYQLHQLLEIINACAETDYKLKSSYMDKVLILELFILSL, from the coding sequence ATGTCGTATTTGCATGTTGTATATGGCGAAGTACCAGAACTCGTCGATAAAGAGAGCGATCAACTTATTGAATCATACTTAGAAAAGGAACCAAAAGATGATTTTAATTTTGTGAAGTATAACTTATATGATACAGAGTTAAATACTATCATGGAAGAAGCTATGACACTGCCTTTCTTTTCGGATAAAAAAGTTGTCTTAGTACAAAATAGTTATATCTTTACTGGGGAAAAAGTAGCCAAAGAGAAACAACCGAACTTAGAAGAATTTATCCGTTTTCTTGAAAACTATGATGGGCAAACCCTTATCGTGTTCCAAGTAAATGCTGTTAAGTTAGATGAACGAAAGAAGGTTGTAAAACTGCTTAAAAAATATGCATCATTAAAAAAAGTTGAACAGTTTACAGAACAAGAGATGAAAACTTGGATTCAAAAGGAGTTACATGAACAGTTTAAAGATATTAAACAAGATGCATTAGATACGTTGATTGGATTGACAGGCATACATTATCGTATCGTTCAACAAGAACTGGAAAAAATAGTTTTATTTATTGGTGATCAACCGACGATCACTAAAAAAGATGTACAAACGATTGTTAATAGAAGTCTTGAGCAAAATGTATTTTTGTTAACCGAATATATTCAAAAAGGACAAAAAGATCGTGCCATTCAACTCATGAAAGATTTAATTCAGTTAAAAGAAGAGCCGATTAAGTTGCTAGCTTTGATAACGAGTAATTATCGCTTATATTATCAATCATTGATTTTGAGTCAAAAAGGGTACTCGCAACAGCAAATTGCGAAAACTGTCGGTGTACATCCATATCGAGTGAAACTAGCATTGCAACAATGCAGAAAATATCAGTTACATCAATTATTGGAGATTATCAATGCCTGTGCTGAAACGGATTACAAACTAAAATCTTCATATATGGATAAAGTACTTATTTTAGAATTATTTATTTTAAGTTTATAA
- the grpE gene encoding nucleotide exchange factor GrpE, whose translation MAEDKALREEGTQEETAEETVDFNATESEETVEQEAVNEEQVEDTTEPSLEQQLESLQEELDASQEKYLRLYAEFENYKRRIQNEADIQKTYRAQSVLTDVLPTLDNIERALQIEGDDESFIALKKGVQMVYDSLIKALEDNGLERIKAEGEQFDPNYHQAVIQDDNPEFESGAVTEELQSGYKLKDRVLRASMVKVNQ comes from the coding sequence ATGGCAGAAGATAAAGCGTTAAGAGAAGAAGGAACACAAGAAGAGACAGCTGAAGAAACAGTTGATTTTAACGCAACTGAATCAGAAGAAACTGTCGAACAAGAAGCTGTAAATGAAGAGCAAGTTGAAGATACAACTGAACCATCATTAGAACAGCAACTTGAATCGTTACAAGAAGAACTCGATGCTTCTCAAGAAAAATATTTAAGATTATATGCTGAATTTGAAAATTATAAGCGCCGTATTCAAAACGAAGCGGATATTCAAAAAACATACCGTGCGCAATCAGTATTAACAGATGTATTACCAACTCTTGATAATATTGAAAGAGCACTACAAATAGAAGGCGATGATGAATCATTTATTGCACTGAAAAAAGGTGTTCAAATGGTCTATGATAGCCTCATTAAAGCACTTGAAGATAATGGATTAGAGCGTATTAAAGCTGAGGGTGAACAATTCGATCCGAACTATCACCAAGCTGTTATCCAAGATGATAATCCTGAATTCGAATCAGGTGCAGTCACTGAAGAATTACAATCAGGCTATAAGTTGAAAGATCGCGTATTACGCGCATCAATGGTTAAAGTAAATCAATAA
- the dnaK gene encoding molecular chaperone DnaK, translated as MSKVIGIDLGTTNSCVSVLEGDEPKVIQNPEGARTTPSVVAFKNGETQVGEVAKRQAITNPNTIQSIKRHMGTDYKENIEGKDYTPQEISAMILQNLKNTAESYLGEKVEKAVITVPAYFNDSERQATKDAGKIAGLEVERIINEPTAAALAYGLDKTDKEEKVLVFDLGGGTFDVSILELGDGVFEVLATAGDNKLGGDDFDQVIIDYLVSEFKSENGVDLSQDKMALQRLKDAAEKAKKDLSGVSSTQISLPFISAGAAGPLHLEMTLTRAKFEELADHLVQKTMTPTRQAMKDAGLSNADIDEVILVGGSTRIPAVQEAIKKEIGKEPNKGVNPDEVVAMGAAIQGGVITGDVKDVVLLDVTPLSLGIEIMGGRMNTLIERNTTIPTSKSQVYSTAADNQPAVDIHVLQGERPMASDNKTLGRFQLTDIPPAPRGVPQIEVTFDIDKNGIVNVTAKDLGTNKEQNITIESSSALSDEEIDRMVKDAEQNAEADKKRREEVDLRNEADQLVFQVDKTLTDLGENVTEDDKKEAEDKKEALKSALEGDDIDAIKEKKEALEQVIQQLSMKIYEQAQQAQQAQGGAAQQDDTVQDAEFKEVNDDDQK; from the coding sequence ATGAGTAAAGTAATTGGTATTGACTTAGGAACAACAAACTCTTGTGTATCAGTATTAGAAGGTGACGAACCTAAAGTAATTCAAAACCCTGAAGGTGCAAGAACTACACCATCTGTTGTTGCATTTAAAAACGGTGAAACACAAGTGGGTGAAGTAGCAAAACGTCAAGCAATCACTAACCCAAATACAATTCAATCTATTAAACGTCATATGGGTACAGATTATAAAGAAAATATTGAAGGTAAAGACTACACACCTCAAGAAATATCTGCGATGATTTTACAAAACTTAAAAAATACAGCTGAAAGCTATTTAGGCGAAAAAGTTGAAAAAGCAGTTATTACAGTTCCAGCTTACTTCAACGACAGTGAACGTCAAGCAACGAAAGATGCTGGTAAAATCGCTGGTTTAGAAGTAGAACGTATTATCAACGAACCAACTGCTGCTGCATTGGCATATGGTTTAGATAAAACAGATAAAGAGGAAAAAGTATTAGTATTCGACCTTGGTGGCGGTACTTTCGACGTCTCAATCCTTGAATTAGGTGACGGTGTATTCGAAGTATTAGCAACTGCTGGTGACAATAAATTAGGTGGGGATGACTTTGACCAAGTTATCATCGACTATTTAGTAAGTGAATTTAAATCTGAAAACGGTGTAGACTTGTCACAAGATAAAATGGCATTACAACGTTTGAAAGATGCAGCTGAAAAAGCGAAAAAAGACTTATCAGGTGTTTCTTCAACTCAAATTTCATTACCATTCATTTCTGCAGGTGCAGCAGGTCCATTACACTTAGAAATGACATTAACACGTGCGAAATTTGAAGAATTAGCAGATCATCTTGTACAAAAAACAATGACACCAACACGTCAAGCAATGAAAGATGCTGGCTTATCAAATGCTGATATCGATGAAGTGATTTTAGTAGGTGGATCAACACGTATTCCAGCTGTACAAGAAGCTATCAAAAAAGAAATTGGTAAAGAACCTAACAAAGGTGTAAACCCTGACGAAGTTGTAGCAATGGGTGCTGCAATTCAAGGTGGCGTTATCACTGGTGACGTGAAAGATGTGGTACTTCTTGATGTTACACCATTATCATTAGGTATTGAAATTATGGGTGGACGTATGAATACGTTAATCGAACGTAATACAACAATCCCAACATCTAAGTCACAAGTATACTCAACTGCAGCTGATAACCAACCAGCCGTTGATATCCATGTACTTCAAGGTGAACGTCCAATGGCATCAGACAACAAAACGTTAGGTCGTTTTCAATTAACAGATATTCCACCAGCACCACGTGGTGTACCTCAAATCGAAGTAACATTTGATATCGACAAAAATGGTATCGTAAATGTAACTGCAAAAGACTTAGGTACAAATAAAGAACAAAACATTACAATCGAATCTTCATCTGCACTTTCTGACGAAGAAATCGATCGCATGGTGAAAGATGCTGAGCAAAATGCTGAAGCAGACAAAAAACGTCGTGAAGAAGTAGACTTACGTAACGAAGCAGATCAACTTGTATTCCAAGTGGACAAAACATTAACTGACTTAGGTGAAAATGTTACTGAAGACGACAAAAAAGAAGCTGAAGATAAAAAAGAAGCATTGAAATCAGCACTTGAAGGTGACGATATCGATGCAATTAAAGAGAAAAAAGAAGCACTCGAACAAGTGATTCAACAATTATCTATGAAGATCTATGAACAAGCACAACAAGCACAACAAGCTCAAGGTGGTGCTGCACAACAAGATGACACAGTACAAGATGCTGAATTTAAAGAAGTAAATGACGACGATCAAAAATAA
- the hrcA gene encoding heat-inducible transcriptional repressor HrcA, which yields MITQRQISILNAIVEDYVELGQPIGSTTLIKRHNVKVSPATIRNEMKLLEENHLIEKTHSSSGRIPSEAGFRLYVDQLLEHEDVEEHPNKLNLNTLFSENHYDISTTLNRLAQLFSDQTHYTTIVVGPDHTKAAIINVHLMKINDKHLIVVLIYQTGHVKHLHLSSTITVDDTTVIKLSNFISNNLDTFLNNGKYQIDAYRLMDFNDHEVAILLQVYFLIKDHLDSETSRIYLGGKHQLIERLNESTVTSIQPILKYVESGKITQLIDQISDAPIHISIGSEIDQNLEGIAIVTRPYALANQIEGHIAIVGPTAMRYQNVIQLLSQTR from the coding sequence ATGATTACACAAAGGCAAATTAGTATTTTAAATGCAATTGTTGAAGATTATGTTGAATTAGGCCAACCCATTGGCTCTACCACGTTAATTAAGCGACATAACGTCAAAGTAAGTCCAGCAACGATTAGAAATGAGATGAAGTTGTTAGAAGAAAATCACCTGATAGAAAAAACACATTCATCATCAGGTAGAATACCTTCCGAAGCAGGTTTTCGTCTTTATGTAGATCAATTGTTGGAACATGAAGATGTGGAAGAGCATCCAAACAAATTAAACCTTAATACATTGTTTAGTGAGAATCATTATGATATTTCAACTACATTAAATCGTCTCGCACAGTTATTTTCTGACCAAACGCACTACACGACGATTGTAGTTGGCCCAGATCATACGAAGGCTGCAATCATTAATGTCCACTTGATGAAGATCAATGATAAACATTTAATTGTCGTATTAATTTATCAAACGGGTCATGTAAAGCATTTGCATTTATCATCGACGATTACAGTTGATGATACTACTGTTATTAAGTTATCAAATTTTATTTCTAATAATCTTGATACATTTTTGAATAACGGAAAGTATCAAATAGATGCATACCGGTTGATGGACTTTAATGATCATGAAGTGGCTATATTGTTACAGGTGTACTTTCTAATAAAGGACCATCTTGATTCTGAAACATCACGTATTTATTTGGGCGGTAAACATCAATTAATCGAACGATTAAATGAAAGTACGGTGACTTCGATACAACCGATATTGAAATATGTGGAATCTGGAAAAATCACGCAATTGATTGACCAAATATCAGATGCACCGATTCATATTAGTATTGGTTCTGAGATAGATCAGAACTTAGAAGGAATTGCGATTGTGACCCGGCCATATGCTTTAGCGAATCAAATAGAAGGTCATATTGCGATAGTTGGCCCAACAGCAATGCGCTATCAAAATGTGATACAATTGCTTAGTCAAACAAGATAA
- a CDS encoding DNA internalization-related competence protein ComEC/Rec2, producing the protein MIHIETLPVFNGDFYHATASIHDRTYHLTFKNYKHTQKQLNAKFLGHYDCIVNAKIKPTEQATSLPSLFVTELDQSKCVYPHQVTFKDRIMMVRNDAIERLVQSNLPGYPFIIALVTGSTDYIPYVQKQLLKDLGISHLFAVSGTHVAIMTGMLYMIGKRCPIPLYFTQICILVILPLFLIFSGNSPSAQRAVAMAFLTILLARFIQQHALLTLLLSYVILSTYQPTIHAHVGFQFSYAICFLLIMLRDSYIHQPFLRATFITSFIAILGTVSISYSYFNEFQWLGLLSNLFFIPLYGIAIIPLSFLVTLIALLIPSLLSLFKLPFYLLFNIHQFLTFCLKPLIRWKLIFPSYGELGYAFCILFIFTTSYLLAKKKWKMLCICVSIFICVTQLCHPQAENRMTLIDVGQGDAILFETTTGQTLLIDTGGERDNKHMMNKASITDRKLYPYFKERGIRRIDYLIITHPHADHMGEISHLSQRVAISNIVINPNHFDSMNFQLVRQVMQEERATLWDFHQLQHLKLGAFSFQFLNADVKQSEDPNEHSIVTLVNINQTKLLLMGDATVNNEEQLMHTYLLPKIDILKVGHHGSKTSSSAAFLEVIKPNHALVSVGKHNMYHLPSPIIIDRFQTYHIPVFSTAELHHIVVSFDKHVIHSYTISHMMRAMN; encoded by the coding sequence ATGATTCATATTGAAACTTTGCCTGTTTTTAATGGTGATTTCTATCATGCAACAGCAAGCATACATGATCGAACGTATCATTTAACTTTTAAAAACTATAAACATACTCAAAAGCAACTTAACGCTAAATTTTTAGGGCACTATGATTGTATCGTTAATGCCAAAATCAAACCAACAGAACAAGCCACTTCACTCCCTTCTTTATTTGTAACCGAACTTGATCAATCAAAATGTGTCTACCCACATCAAGTCACTTTCAAAGATCGCATCATGATGGTCCGAAATGATGCCATTGAACGTCTTGTCCAATCCAATCTGCCAGGCTACCCATTTATTATTGCACTTGTCACCGGTTCAACAGATTATATTCCATATGTTCAAAAACAACTGTTAAAAGATTTGGGGATTTCTCATTTATTTGCAGTGAGTGGGACGCATGTTGCCATTATGACAGGAATGTTGTATATGATAGGTAAGCGTTGTCCGATTCCGCTCTATTTCACACAAATCTGTATTCTTGTCATACTCCCACTATTTTTAATTTTTTCTGGGAATAGTCCGAGTGCTCAAAGGGCTGTTGCGATGGCTTTTCTCACAATATTATTAGCCCGATTTATTCAGCAGCATGCTTTACTCACCTTATTGCTCTCATATGTTATTTTATCTACTTATCAACCCACTATTCATGCACATGTAGGTTTCCAGTTTTCATACGCTATTTGTTTTCTATTGATTATGCTTCGTGACTCGTATATACATCAACCTTTTCTGCGTGCTACTTTTATAACAAGCTTTATAGCTATTCTTGGTACAGTATCTATCAGCTATTCATACTTTAATGAATTTCAATGGCTAGGACTTTTATCAAATCTCTTTTTTATACCGCTATATGGAATTGCGATTATACCATTATCTTTTCTAGTAACTCTGATAGCATTGCTCATTCCTTCACTTTTATCTTTATTCAAACTTCCATTTTATTTATTGTTTAATATTCATCAATTTTTGACTTTTTGTTTAAAACCACTCATTCGTTGGAAATTAATCTTTCCTTCGTATGGTGAATTAGGGTATGCATTTTGCATTCTTTTTATTTTTACCACTTCCTATTTGTTAGCAAAAAAGAAGTGGAAAATGCTATGTATCTGTGTTTCGATTTTTATCTGTGTAACACAACTGTGTCATCCTCAAGCTGAAAACCGAATGACGCTCATAGATGTTGGGCAAGGGGATGCGATTTTATTTGAGACAACAACAGGGCAAACCCTACTTATCGATACGGGGGGTGAACGAGATAATAAACACATGATGAATAAAGCGTCGATTACTGACCGAAAACTATATCCTTATTTTAAAGAACGAGGCATTCGTAGGATAGATTATTTGATTATTACACATCCGCATGCAGATCATATGGGTGAAATCAGTCATCTTTCTCAACGTGTCGCAATTTCCAATATTGTAATCAATCCAAATCACTTTGATTCTATGAATTTTCAATTAGTTCGTCAGGTTATGCAAGAAGAACGGGCAACATTATGGGACTTTCATCAGCTTCAACATTTAAAATTAGGAGCATTTTCATTCCAATTTTTAAATGCTGATGTGAAACAAAGTGAAGACCCGAATGAACATTCTATTGTGACGTTAGTAAATATTAATCAAACCAAATTATTGTTAATGGGTGATGCCACAGTTAATAACGAAGAACAATTGATGCATACCTATTTGTTACCTAAGATAGATATATTAAAAGTAGGGCATCATGGTAGTAAAACAAGTAGTTCAGCAGCGTTTCTTGAAGTAATAAAGCCTAATCATGCTCTTGTTTCTGTTGGAAAACACAACATGTATCATTTGCCAAGTCCGATTATTATTGATCGTTTTCAGACATATCATATCCCTGTTTTTAGTACGGCAGAGCTACATCATATTGTAGTATCATTTGATAAACATGTTATTCATAGTTATACAATTTCGCATATGATGAGAGCTATGAATTAG
- the hemW gene encoding radical SAM family heme chaperone HemW, with protein MQDVKSAYIHIPFCVKICTYCDFNKYFIQHQPVDDYLTSLITEMSWVGKRSLSTMFVGGGTPTALSEIQLERLLIAIQEQFDISGEYTFEANPDELTEAKVALLKKYGVNRLSLGVQTFDEALLKVLGRSHQRKDIYTAVTNARKYGILSISIDLMYQLPGQTMAQFEESLDEAISLNVDHISSYGLILEKQTQFYNLYQRGKLNEPDEDLGAEMYHHMIEKLAAHGLHQYEISNFAKVGHASAHNKVYWKNEPYFGFGAGASGYVGGVRYSNINPVQHYIEQISQNKKPIRIEEALTTQEKIEEEMFLGLRMNEGVSKEVFYEKYGIQLADYYHDELQQLERKQLIHETATHIALTDEGRVIGNYVFETFIK; from the coding sequence ATGCAAGATGTTAAAAGTGCTTATATCCACATTCCTTTCTGTGTAAAAATATGTACCTATTGTGATTTTAATAAATATTTTATACAACACCAGCCCGTTGATGACTATTTGACAAGTTTAATAACAGAAATGTCATGGGTTGGTAAGCGATCTTTATCAACAATGTTCGTTGGCGGGGGCACACCGACTGCTTTATCAGAAATACAATTGGAGCGCTTATTAATTGCTATCCAAGAACAGTTTGATATCAGCGGCGAATATACTTTCGAGGCAAATCCAGACGAATTAACAGAAGCAAAAGTGGCACTTTTGAAAAAATACGGAGTCAATCGATTATCATTAGGTGTTCAAACTTTTGATGAAGCTTTATTAAAAGTTTTAGGTCGTAGCCATCAACGTAAAGATATTTATACAGCAGTTACTAATGCAAGGAAGTATGGTATTCTATCTATTAGTATCGACTTGATGTATCAGCTTCCAGGTCAAACAATGGCACAATTTGAAGAAAGTTTAGACGAAGCAATTTCTCTTAATGTTGATCATATATCAAGCTATGGACTGATTTTGGAGAAGCAGACGCAGTTTTACAATCTCTATCAACGCGGCAAGTTAAATGAACCAGATGAGGATCTCGGTGCTGAAATGTATCATCATATGATTGAAAAGTTAGCAGCACATGGATTACATCAATATGAAATTTCTAACTTTGCCAAAGTCGGTCATGCATCGGCACACAATAAAGTGTATTGGAAAAATGAACCTTATTTTGGTTTCGGTGCGGGTGCAAGCGGTTATGTAGGTGGTGTAAGATATTCAAATATCAATCCTGTGCAACACTACATTGAACAGATTAGTCAAAATAAAAAGCCAATACGAATAGAAGAAGCACTCACAACTCAAGAGAAAATCGAAGAAGAGATGTTTTTAGGGTTACGTATGAATGAAGGGGTTAGTAAGGAAGTATTCTATGAAAAATATGGCATCCAACTCGCTGATTATTACCATGATGAGTTACAGCAATTAGAGCGTAAACAGTTGATTCATGAAACAGCGACGCACATAGCTTTAACGGATGAAGGTAGAGTGATCGGAAACTATGTGTTTGAGACATTTATTAAGTAA
- the lepA gene encoding translation elongation factor 4, translating to MNNNERLSRRKNIRNFSIIAHIDHGKSTLADRILENTKSVESREMQAQLLDSMDLERERGITIKLNAVRLKYEAKDGETYTFHLIDTPGHVDFTYEVSRSLAACEGAILVVDAAQGIEAQTLANVYLALDNDLELIPVINKIDLPAAEPERVKQEVEDVIGLDKDDAVLASAKSNIGIDEILEKIVEIVPAPDGDPSAPLKALIFDSEYDPYRGVVSSIRVVDGVVKAGDPIKMMATGKSFEVTEVGINTPKQLPVDELTVGDVGYIIASIKNVDDSRVGDTITHEDNPASEPLQGYKKMNPMVYCGLFPIDNKDYNDLREALEKLQLNDASLEFEPESSKALGFGYRTGFLGMLHMEIIQERIEREFGIELIATAPSVIYTVILRNGESIKVDNPAQMPDRDQIEKVFEPYVRATMMVPNDYVGAVMELCQRKRGQFITMDYLDDIRVSIVYELPLSEVVFDFFDQLKSNTKGYASFDYEFIENKESNLVKMDILLNGDKVDALSFIVHRDFAYERGRVLVEKLKTLIPRQQFEVPVQAAIGQKIVARTNIKSMGKNVLSKCYGGDISRKRKLLEKQKAGKAKMKAVGSVEIPQDAFLAVLKMDDE from the coding sequence ATGAACAATAATGAGCGTTTATCTAGACGTAAAAATATAAGAAACTTTTCGATCATTGCCCACATTGACCATGGTAAGTCAACATTAGCAGATCGAATTTTAGAAAATACAAAATCTGTCGAATCACGTGAAATGCAGGCGCAATTGTTAGATTCTATGGACTTAGAACGTGAACGTGGTATTACAATTAAATTGAATGCGGTTCGTCTAAAATACGAAGCGAAAGATGGAGAAACCTATACATTTCATCTAATTGATACACCAGGACATGTCGACTTTACATATGAAGTGTCACGCTCACTCGCTGCATGTGAAGGGGCAATCCTTGTTGTAGATGCTGCGCAAGGTATTGAAGCGCAAACGTTAGCAAATGTATATCTTGCATTGGATAACGATCTTGAGTTGATTCCTGTTATTAACAAAATCGACTTACCAGCTGCTGAACCAGAACGTGTAAAACAAGAAGTAGAAGATGTTATTGGTCTCGACAAAGATGATGCTGTATTAGCGAGTGCCAAGTCTAATATAGGCATTGATGAAATTTTAGAAAAAATCGTTGAAATTGTCCCAGCACCGGACGGCGATCCATCTGCACCACTTAAAGCGTTAATTTTCGACTCCGAATATGACCCATATCGTGGTGTTGTATCATCTATCCGTGTAGTAGATGGTGTTGTTAAAGCAGGGGACCCCATTAAAATGATGGCAACAGGTAAAAGTTTTGAAGTAACAGAAGTGGGGATTAATACACCGAAACAATTACCTGTTGATGAACTAACGGTCGGTGATGTTGGATACATTATTGCGAGTATTAAAAATGTCGATGACTCTCGTGTTGGGGATACAATTACACACGAAGACAATCCAGCAAGCGAGCCATTACAAGGTTATAAGAAGATGAATCCGATGGTATATTGCGGTCTTTTCCCAATTGACAACAAAGATTACAATGACTTGCGTGAAGCGTTAGAAAAATTACAATTAAATGATGCTTCACTTGAATTTGAACCTGAATCTTCTAAAGCACTTGGATTTGGATACCGTACAGGATTTTTAGGGATGCTGCACATGGAAATTATTCAAGAACGAATTGAACGTGAATTTGGTATTGAATTAATTGCCACTGCACCATCAGTTATTTACACAGTCATATTAAGAAATGGCGAATCTATAAAAGTCGACAACCCGGCACAAATGCCTGATCGTGATCAAATTGAGAAAGTGTTCGAACCATATGTCCGTGCGACAATGATGGTACCGAATGATTATGTGGGTGCTGTCATGGAATTATGTCAGCGTAAACGTGGTCAATTTATTACGATGGACTATTTAGATGATATTCGTGTGAGTATCGTTTACGAATTACCATTATCAGAAGTCGTATTCGATTTCTTTGATCAATTGAAGTCAAATACAAAAGGCTATGCGTCATTCGACTATGAATTTATCGAGAATAAAGAAAGCAATCTCGTTAAAATGGATATTTTATTAAATGGTGATAAAGTAGATGCTTTAAGTTTTATTGTGCATCGTGATTTTGCATATGAACGTGGCCGTGTGCTTGTAGAAAAATTGAAAACACTAATCCCAAGACAGCAATTTGAAGTACCTGTTCAAGCTGCAATTGGACAAAAAATTGTTGCTCGTACGAATATCAAATCAATGGGTAAAAACGTTCTTTCAAAATGTTATGGTGGGGATATTAGCCGTAAACGTAAATTACTTGAAAAACAAAAAGCTGGTAAAGCGAAGATGAAAGCTGTTGGTAGTGTAGAAATTCCACAAGATGCCTTTTTAGCAGTTCTTAAAATGGATGACGAGTAA
- the rpsT gene encoding 30S ribosomal protein S20 produces the protein MPNIKSAIKRVKTTQVAESQNISQKNDMRSAVKNAKKAIETNADNKQELVSKAIKRIDKAAQKNLIHSNKADRMKSKLMSAK, from the coding sequence ATGCCAAACATTAAATCTGCTATTAAACGTGTAAAAACAACGCAAGTAGCTGAGAGCCAAAACATTTCACAAAAAAATGATATGCGTTCTGCAGTGAAAAACGCAAAAAAAGCAATCGAAACTAATGCTGACAATAAACAAGAATTAGTAAGCAAAGCAATCAAACGTATTGATAAAGCTGCGCAAAAGAATTTAATTCATTCTAACAAAGCTGATAGAATGAAATCTAAATTAATGTCAGCAAAATAA
- a CDS encoding ComE operon protein 2 — protein MERIEWHDYFMAQAHLLALRSTCKRLSVGATIIKDNRIIAGGYNGSVAGEVHCIDEDCLLEDGHCIRTIHAEMNAILQCSKQGVSTEGATIYVTHFPCLNCTKSIIQAGIKTIYYAKDYHNHAYALQLLEQSGVKYEHIPFEPERIANYILDSQ, from the coding sequence ATGGAAAGAATTGAATGGCATGATTATTTTATGGCACAAGCACATTTACTTGCATTACGATCAACGTGTAAACGTTTATCTGTTGGCGCAACAATTATTAAAGATAACCGAATTATTGCGGGTGGCTATAACGGCTCTGTTGCAGGTGAGGTGCACTGTATCGATGAAGACTGCCTGCTTGAAGATGGCCATTGCATTCGCACAATACACGCAGAAATGAATGCAATACTGCAATGTTCTAAGCAAGGTGTATCAACAGAAGGGGCAACGATTTATGTCACACACTTCCCATGTTTAAATTGTACAAAGTCAATTATTCAAGCAGGTATTAAAACAATTTATTACGCAAAGGATTATCATAATCATGCGTATGCGTTACAATTACTCGAACAATCGGGTGTGAAATATGAACATATCCCATTTGAACCTGAACGCATTGCGAATTATATTTTAGATAGTCAATGA